A window of the Haloarcula rubripromontorii genome harbors these coding sequences:
- a CDS encoding (R)-citramalate synthase, translated as MRALSDVGEVQFLDTTLRDGEQAPGVSLTPDDKADIARSLDAARIDVIEAGSACTGPGERETISRVAGLDLDSTVTSFCRGIQNDIDLALDCGVDGINLVVPASDKHVEQKVGTSKTENVDNTVELVEYATDHGLWVEVIGEDGSRADLDYLEELLGAGIDAGANRICWADTVGHATPDRALECVSRLSDLGPVSTHTHDDLGLAVTNALVSIAAGADLVHGTINGIGERAGNVALEEVAIALDHGYGVESMDLTEVYDLAQLIANRTGIPLAPNKAVVGENAFTHESGIHTDGTLKDDSMYEPYPPEKVGRERRLALGKHAGRAGVEAALDEHDVEVTEDQLSEIVSRVKEIGDRGKRVTDADLLTIADEVTGDARDRRVELLGLTAVSGSDTPTASVRLSVDGEERKEAAVGSGPVDAAMNAAEVALSHTADATLEDYHVDAITGGTDALVTVEIEMSRGDDHVVVSASDSDITRASVRAMVDAMDRLVADDEEPLVADD; from the coding sequence ATGCGTGCGCTCTCAGATGTCGGTGAGGTACAGTTTCTCGACACGACACTGCGCGACGGTGAGCAGGCCCCTGGCGTCTCGCTGACGCCGGACGACAAGGCCGATATCGCTCGCTCGCTCGATGCGGCGCGTATTGATGTCATCGAGGCCGGGAGCGCCTGTACTGGCCCCGGCGAGCGCGAGACGATTTCCCGCGTCGCGGGACTCGACCTCGACAGTACTGTCACCAGCTTCTGTCGTGGGATCCAGAACGATATCGACCTCGCGCTTGACTGCGGTGTCGACGGCATCAACCTCGTCGTTCCGGCCAGCGACAAGCACGTGGAGCAGAAGGTCGGCACCTCGAAGACCGAGAACGTCGACAACACCGTCGAACTGGTGGAGTACGCCACCGACCACGGGCTCTGGGTCGAGGTCATCGGCGAGGACGGCTCGCGGGCCGACCTGGACTACCTCGAAGAACTGCTCGGGGCCGGAATCGACGCCGGCGCGAACCGCATTTGCTGGGCCGACACCGTCGGCCACGCGACGCCGGACCGCGCGCTTGAATGCGTCTCTCGGCTCTCGGATCTGGGTCCGGTCAGCACTCACACCCACGATGATCTGGGGCTGGCGGTGACGAACGCCCTGGTCTCCATTGCGGCGGGTGCGGACCTCGTCCATGGGACGATAAACGGCATTGGCGAGCGGGCCGGCAACGTCGCCCTCGAAGAGGTCGCCATCGCGCTCGACCACGGCTACGGCGTCGAATCGATGGACCTCACCGAAGTGTACGACCTCGCCCAGCTCATCGCCAACCGGACCGGCATCCCGCTGGCTCCGAACAAGGCGGTCGTCGGCGAGAACGCCTTCACCCACGAGTCCGGCATTCACACCGACGGCACGCTCAAGGACGACTCGATGTACGAGCCGTACCCGCCTGAGAAGGTGGGCCGCGAGCGCCGCCTCGCGCTCGGCAAGCACGCGGGCCGGGCCGGTGTCGAGGCGGCCCTCGACGAGCACGATGTCGAAGTCACCGAAGACCAGCTCTCGGAGATCGTCAGTCGCGTCAAGGAGATCGGCGACCGCGGCAAGCGGGTCACCGACGCCGACCTGCTGACCATCGCCGATGAAGTGACCGGCGATGCGCGTGACCGGCGGGTCGAACTGCTCGGCTTAACCGCTGTTTCCGGCTCCGACACGCCGACAGCGAGCGTCCGACTCTCGGTCGACGGCGAGGAACGCAAGGAGGCAGCGGTCGGCTCCGGACCGGTCGACGCCGCGATGAACGCCGCCGAAGTGGCGTTGTCACACACTGCCGACGCGACGCTCGAAGACTATCACGTCGACGCTATCACGGGCGGGACAGACGCACTCGTCACTGTCGAAATCGAGATGTCACGCGGTGACGATCACGTTGTCGTCTCTGCCAGCGACTCGGACATCACCCGGGCGTCCGTACGTGCGATGGTCGACGCGATGGACCGTCTCGTCGCCGACGACGAGGAACCGCTCGTCGCCGACGACTGA
- a CDS encoding cupredoxin domain-containing protein, producing MTDTEGVSARRRIDFAAKVDPPSRRVSRFGTQVTTMKPTDLSTTRRRLLRSLVVGAAGAGLGTSVGAADPTAAADSAAQNRQPNTIDPIFGLASAEPNPCGGDADASCFESFPAAVRPDHEVEMHIGLPGLLLALAEQGGLSEPTTTTVNLEAADGDIVARNLHRPDATVEIETPDGTVTRTVAEIAELVTSTVGFHYDPAGIHVNPGDVVLFSAETPDHAVAAYHERHGRQNRVPDSVGPIASPQIPVGGSWRYRFETEGVYDLYCPPHQVFGMVMRVVVSEGDSVPSLSVENTGRPPGEESFLPDILGGLDPNVPSSHAALTAEPLAPENIVQNGTVSWEAVVESHRSS from the coding sequence ATGACAGACACTGAGGGCGTGTCTGCTCGGCGCAGGATCGACTTCGCCGCGAAGGTCGATCCACCGTCGAGACGCGTCTCTCGATTCGGGACACAGGTGACCACAATGAAACCGACTGACCTATCGACAACCAGGCGACGACTGCTCCGGAGTCTCGTCGTCGGGGCCGCCGGTGCAGGGCTCGGAACCTCCGTCGGTGCAGCGGACCCGACCGCCGCGGCGGACAGCGCGGCCCAGAACAGGCAACCGAACACAATCGACCCGATATTCGGGCTCGCGTCGGCGGAACCGAATCCGTGTGGCGGCGACGCCGACGCATCGTGCTTCGAGTCGTTCCCGGCGGCGGTTCGTCCGGACCACGAGGTCGAGATGCACATCGGACTCCCCGGTCTGCTCTTGGCGCTGGCCGAGCAGGGCGGCCTCTCGGAACCGACAACGACGACCGTCAATCTGGAGGCGGCCGACGGCGACATCGTTGCACGGAACCTCCACCGGCCGGACGCCACGGTCGAGATAGAGACGCCGGACGGCACTGTCACTCGCACGGTCGCCGAAATCGCCGAACTCGTCACTTCGACGGTCGGGTTCCACTACGACCCGGCCGGGATACACGTCAATCCCGGTGACGTAGTTCTATTCAGCGCCGAGACGCCGGACCACGCCGTCGCCGCATACCACGAGCGACACGGACGACAGAACCGAGTGCCCGACTCGGTCGGACCCATCGCTTCGCCGCAGATACCCGTCGGCGGGTCCTGGCGGTACCGGTTCGAGACCGAGGGCGTCTACGACCTCTACTGCCCGCCCCACCAGGTATTCGGGATGGTCATGCGCGTGGTCGTCTCCGAAGGGGACTCGGTTCCCTCACTCTCCGTCGAGAACACCGGGCGGCCGCCGGGTGAGGAGTCGTTCCTGCCGGACATTCTCGGCGGCCTCGACCCGAACGTCCCGAGTTCCCACGCAGCGCTGACGGCAGAGCCGCTCGCACCGGAGAACATCGTCCAGAACGGGACCGTTTCCTGGGAGGCTGTCGTCGAGAGTCACCGTAGTTCGTAG
- a CDS encoding terpene synthase family protein, whose amino-acid sequence MSVESPAVDAQSLLEEVRTTSLPDRVAELADEYERVCGERDRFLWQWIYSLFPEFTLSSVHPDHADHVRTQKTILTMYVTILDDIVENDGDRDTFEEARRLVQDPSAVDPSRAAVSDEYFSFIERVWREFEGGLTDAPRVNEFYDVFTYDMRQTLNAMDYSAVVNENPRIANLSGAETYGAHNMVMFPYAAVDLMYSPDFELADYGTVRDLIWDLQEMARIGNWLTTWEREVKEGDYTAGIVVLALQEGFVTPEELEDPDGKAELIDKIKAEQFEAKFRDRWADIYQSVRDREFETDSVDLDALVRGMETVFQYHEASRGYK is encoded by the coding sequence ATGAGCGTCGAGTCCCCTGCGGTTGATGCACAGAGCCTTCTCGAAGAGGTTCGGACAACAAGCCTTCCGGACCGGGTTGCAGAGCTGGCAGACGAGTACGAGCGGGTCTGTGGTGAGCGTGATCGGTTCCTCTGGCAGTGGATCTACTCGCTGTTCCCCGAGTTTACCCTCTCCTCTGTCCATCCGGACCACGCAGACCACGTCCGGACACAGAAGACGATACTCACGATGTACGTCACGATTCTGGATGATATCGTCGAGAACGACGGGGACCGGGACACCTTCGAAGAGGCCCGACGACTCGTTCAGGACCCATCAGCCGTGGACCCGAGCCGTGCGGCGGTAAGTGACGAATATTTCTCCTTTATCGAGCGCGTCTGGCGGGAGTTCGAGGGGGGGCTGACCGACGCGCCGCGCGTCAACGAGTTCTACGACGTGTTCACGTACGATATGCGACAGACGCTGAACGCGATGGACTACAGCGCGGTCGTCAACGAGAACCCCCGGATTGCGAACCTCAGCGGGGCCGAAACTTATGGGGCACATAACATGGTAATGTTCCCCTACGCGGCTGTTGACCTCATGTATTCGCCGGATTTCGAACTCGCTGACTACGGCACCGTTCGGGACCTCATCTGGGACCTACAGGAGATGGCCCGGATCGGCAACTGGCTCACGACATGGGAACGAGAGGTCAAGGAAGGAGACTACACTGCGGGAATCGTCGTGTTGGCCCTTCAGGAAGGATTCGTCACGCCCGAGGAACTCGAAGATCCTGACGGGAAAGCCGAACTCATCGACAAAATCAAAGCCGAACAGTTCGAGGCCAAGTTCCGGGACCGGTGGGCCGACATCTACCAGTCCGTTCGCGACCGCGAGTTCGAAACGGACAGTGTCGACCTCGACGCGCTGGTTCGGGGCATGGAAACAGTGTTCCAGTACCACGAAGCCAGCCGCGGGTACAAGTAA
- a CDS encoding HalOD1 output domain-containing protein, translated as MSQAKLVYRPTPNEPLSETIVHAVADTLGVDPVDLDDRISDCIDPDALDRLFRPDTDGTPSPDGLVVFSMAGCRIEVEGNRSVLVTPSRDISAATGLEA; from the coding sequence ATGTCCCAGGCAAAACTGGTCTACAGACCGACACCCAACGAACCGCTGAGCGAAACCATCGTCCACGCCGTGGCTGACACGCTGGGTGTCGACCCCGTCGACCTCGATGATCGAATCAGTGACTGTATCGATCCTGATGCGCTGGACCGGCTGTTTCGCCCAGACACAGATGGGACTCCGAGTCCTGACGGGCTGGTGGTGTTCAGTATGGCCGGCTGCCGCATCGAAGTCGAGGGGAACCGCTCAGTGCTTGTGACACCGTCTCGTGACATTTCGGCTGCAACCGGACTCGAAGCGTAA
- a CDS encoding bacterio-opsin activator domain-containing protein: MEKPVGGTDEDKQAAPDTPAQQSPPVLLETLAARMPEPVVVVAADGEIRTGNDHLCELLDSDPSDVFGCQIDGFFPDLRDVDLGTHCSESPETPLTSSCTAGDTERWVEIAFEPQQWDGEDLYLGIVHDITERHERTEMLEQYERIVETIEDGIYTLDEAFTMQTVNSAVESMTGYDKDTLVGSNATLLADESVIEEAAEMSRQFIEGERDVGTLTTDLRTADGDTLPIETKFTTYDREDGSYRQVGVVRDISDRKRFEETLAALHESTRKLLHTETKTAVAEQILDTAVDVLELPDVEIYLFDRSDNTLRSVGDVETDRSASIGPGDSTVWDVFVQDSPAEVAAGDPIDLGAGPVMADATRLCLPLEDHGVFYIELGEQHSDARTREMVDLLAASAEAALARVDRETTLREREAERREQNRELRRLKQVNAIIRRIDQVLVEAETTEEIEQAVCDQLADSQWFSFAWLGRQDATELVPRAWAGDTASYLDAISLSLERDGGPPAVQTAQSESMTVVPSVADNLRGDHWRTEALSREFQSALSIPLEYDDFVYGVLTVYADQEDGFDEMLQEVFAELGETIANAIREVESRQRRAGDGTVELELSLSAPQSFLTQLADRLGVSVVCEGAVQRGDGALRLFLAVSDCDPAVVEEQLLSMARVDTARSISTDQLDGLYEVVVTGQTVAGTLLEQGGRLKSIRTSTGGLTVTVVVSGETDVRQFVEQFGERYANVALIARRDSAQSDSQQDGTVRSALEEQLTDRQFEVLQTAYLSGFFDWPRETTGQEIASSLDVSQPTVNRHLRVSERKLLELVFGDS, translated from the coding sequence ATGGAGAAGCCGGTCGGTGGAACGGATGAGGACAAACAAGCGGCACCTGACACACCGGCACAGCAGTCCCCCCCTGTGCTGTTGGAGACGCTCGCCGCGCGAATGCCCGAGCCAGTGGTCGTCGTCGCCGCGGACGGGGAGATACGGACCGGGAACGATCACCTCTGTGAGCTCCTTGACTCCGACCCGTCGGACGTGTTTGGATGCCAGATAGATGGGTTCTTCCCGGATCTGCGTGACGTTGATCTCGGTACCCACTGCAGTGAGTCACCGGAAACACCGCTGACGTCGTCGTGTACTGCCGGCGACACCGAGCGGTGGGTCGAAATCGCGTTCGAACCGCAACAGTGGGACGGCGAGGACCTGTATCTGGGTATCGTCCACGATATCACCGAACGCCACGAGCGGACGGAGATGCTCGAACAGTACGAACGGATCGTCGAGACCATCGAAGACGGCATCTACACACTTGATGAGGCGTTCACGATGCAGACGGTCAACAGCGCCGTCGAATCGATGACCGGCTACGACAAGGACACACTGGTCGGGTCGAACGCGACGCTGCTGGCGGACGAATCCGTCATCGAGGAGGCCGCGGAGATGTCACGGCAGTTCATCGAAGGTGAGCGCGACGTGGGGACACTGACAACGGACCTCAGAACTGCTGACGGGGACACGCTTCCGATAGAAACCAAGTTCACGACGTACGACCGCGAGGACGGGAGCTACCGGCAGGTCGGTGTCGTCCGTGACATATCGGACCGGAAGCGGTTCGAAGAGACGCTCGCGGCGCTACACGAGTCGACCCGGAAGCTGCTACACACGGAAACGAAGACGGCTGTGGCCGAGCAGATACTCGACACTGCCGTCGACGTGTTGGAGTTGCCCGACGTAGAGATCTATCTGTTCGACCGGAGTGACAACACCCTTCGAAGCGTCGGCGACGTCGAGACGGATCGAAGCGCGTCTATCGGACCGGGGGATAGCACGGTGTGGGACGTGTTCGTACAGGACAGTCCAGCCGAAGTCGCCGCTGGCGACCCCATCGACCTCGGGGCGGGACCGGTGATGGCGGACGCGACGCGACTCTGTCTCCCGCTCGAAGACCACGGTGTGTTTTACATCGAACTGGGCGAGCAACACAGCGACGCCAGAACGCGCGAAATGGTAGACCTGCTCGCCGCCAGCGCGGAAGCTGCACTCGCACGCGTCGACCGCGAGACGACGCTCCGAGAACGCGAGGCCGAACGCCGCGAACAGAACCGCGAGCTACGTCGGCTCAAGCAGGTCAACGCAATCATCCGCCGGATAGACCAGGTACTCGTCGAAGCGGAGACTACCGAGGAGATCGAACAGGCGGTGTGTGACCAGTTGGCCGACTCACAGTGGTTCTCTTTCGCCTGGCTCGGCCGACAGGATGCGACGGAACTCGTCCCCCGGGCGTGGGCAGGCGACACCGCGAGCTATCTGGACGCCATCTCGCTGTCACTCGAACGCGATGGCGGACCGCCGGCCGTCCAGACTGCACAGTCCGAATCGATGACTGTTGTCCCGTCAGTGGCCGACAACCTCCGGGGCGACCACTGGCGGACCGAGGCCCTCTCTCGCGAATTCCAGTCGGCGCTCAGTATCCCGCTTGAGTACGACGACTTCGTCTACGGCGTCCTGACGGTGTACGCCGACCAAGAAGACGGGTTCGATGAGATGCTCCAAGAGGTGTTCGCCGAACTCGGTGAGACAATCGCGAATGCGATACGAGAGGTCGAATCCCGGCAGCGTCGGGCCGGCGACGGCACCGTCGAACTCGAACTATCACTGTCTGCTCCGCAGTCGTTCCTGACCCAGCTCGCGGACCGGCTCGGCGTCTCTGTCGTCTGTGAAGGCGCTGTACAGCGAGGCGACGGTGCACTCCGCCTCTTCCTCGCTGTCTCGGACTGTGACCCGGCTGTCGTCGAGGAACAGCTGCTATCGATGGCCCGTGTCGACACCGCGCGATCGATCTCGACCGACCAACTGGACGGGCTTTACGAGGTCGTCGTGACGGGCCAGACCGTCGCGGGGACGCTACTGGAGCAGGGCGGTCGGTTGAAATCGATCCGAACGTCGACGGGCGGTCTCACGGTGACAGTTGTCGTTTCGGGTGAAACCGATGTCCGGCAGTTCGTCGAACAGTTCGGTGAGCGCTACGCCAACGTTGCGCTGATCGCGCGCCGTGACAGCGCACAGTCTGACAGTCAGCAAGACGGGACAGTCCGGTCGGCGCTGGAAGAGCAACTCACAGACAGACAGTTTGAAGTCCTCCAGACGGCGTACCTGAGTGGCTTTTTCGACTGGCCCCGAGAGACGACCGGGCAGGAAATCGCGTCCAGTCTGGACGTGTCACAGCCGACGGTCAACCGGCACCTCCGCGTCAGCGAGCGAAAGCTGCTCGAGCTCGTGTTCGGCGATAGCTGA
- a CDS encoding HAD family hydrolase — translation MGYESVIFDNDGVLLTLTDMDAHYVGARQAFEELGVVSPSTAHVEAMSIGVTVPELTDICTEYDIDPERFFRARDEALTAVQQALIRAGEKQPYADVSVLDRLDCPLGVVSSNQRETVAFAFEHFDIGHYFDTVWAREPTVESLRRKKPRPYYIERAMADLDVSDALFVGDNASDIEAAHRAGIDSAFIRRPHRVDTQFDVTPDHDVSGLEDVVRIAGSD, via the coding sequence ATGGGGTACGAATCGGTCATCTTCGACAACGACGGCGTGTTGCTGACGCTGACGGACATGGATGCACACTACGTCGGCGCACGGCAGGCATTCGAGGAGCTGGGGGTGGTCTCGCCGTCGACAGCCCACGTCGAGGCGATGAGCATCGGCGTGACAGTGCCTGAACTCACCGACATCTGTACGGAGTACGACATCGATCCCGAGCGGTTCTTCCGGGCTCGTGACGAGGCCCTGACCGCGGTGCAGCAGGCGCTTATCCGGGCCGGCGAGAAACAGCCCTACGCCGACGTGTCCGTGCTTGACCGACTTGACTGCCCGCTGGGCGTGGTTTCCTCGAACCAGCGCGAGACCGTCGCCTTCGCCTTCGAACATTTCGACATCGGCCACTATTTCGACACCGTCTGGGCGCGCGAGCCGACAGTCGAGAGCCTTCGGCGGAAGAAACCGCGGCCGTACTACATCGAGCGGGCGATGGCGGACCTCGACGTCAGCGACGCCCTGTTTGTCGGCGACAACGCATCCGACATCGAGGCGGCACACCGGGCCGGCATCGACTCGGCGTTCATCCGTCGACCCCACAGGGTCGACACGCAATTCGACGTGACACCGGACCACGACGTGTCTGGCCTCGAAGACGTGGTTCGGATCGCCGGGAGCGACTGA
- a CDS encoding bifunctional nuclease family protein — protein MEHDATVEGVGVGVSEEGGGTPVVLLRAREEIVPIFVSKDQAQSMQLAMAGEPFERPLTHDLLVEMVTEFGAAIDRVRIDDLADGTFYGKIDAEQYTDDRRKDMVFDARPSDAIAISLRVDCPVVVTGDVIDEAGRPPEQFDQGGSDSEDLGL, from the coding sequence ATGGAACACGATGCCACGGTCGAAGGGGTCGGGGTCGGCGTCAGCGAGGAGGGAGGCGGCACGCCGGTCGTGCTGCTCCGGGCGCGCGAGGAGATCGTCCCCATTTTCGTCAGCAAGGATCAGGCCCAGTCGATGCAGCTGGCGATGGCCGGCGAGCCCTTCGAGCGCCCGCTCACCCACGACCTGCTGGTCGAGATGGTGACGGAGTTCGGGGCTGCCATCGACCGCGTCCGTATCGACGACCTGGCCGACGGGACGTTCTACGGGAAAATTGACGCGGAGCAGTACACCGATGACCGACGGAAGGACATGGTGTTCGACGCCCGCCCATCGGACGCTATCGCAATTTCCCTGCGAGTGGATTGCCCGGTCGTGGTAACCGGTGACGTTATCGACGAAGCCGGGCGACCGCCGGAGCAGTTCGATCAGGGCGGAAGCGACAGCGAGGATCTCGGGCTGTGA
- a CDS encoding prefoldin subunit beta, with the protein MQGNLPPEAQEKLEELQDLQQTAQQVAAQKQQAETELQESQTALDELDDIDEDATMYREVGELLVKTEFDEAQDDLEEKVNSLEVRVETLEKQEERVQEQFEDLQSELQQMLGGAGGAGPAGGPGAGGA; encoded by the coding sequence ATGCAGGGTAATCTTCCGCCTGAAGCACAGGAGAAGCTCGAGGAACTGCAGGACCTTCAGCAGACAGCACAGCAGGTCGCTGCACAGAAACAGCAGGCCGAGACAGAGCTCCAGGAGTCCCAGACGGCGCTCGACGAACTCGACGACATCGACGAGGACGCGACCATGTACCGCGAGGTCGGCGAACTCCTCGTGAAGACCGAGTTCGACGAGGCACAGGACGACCTCGAAGAGAAGGTTAACAGCCTCGAAGTCCGCGTGGAAACGCTCGAAAAGCAGGAAGAGCGTGTTCAGGAGCAGTTCGAAGACCTCCAGAGCGAGCTCCAGCAGATGCTCGGCGGCGCAGGCGGCGCGGGTCCGGCCGGCGGCCCCGGCGCTGGCGGCGCATAA
- a CDS encoding UPF0175 family protein has protein sequence MPTISARLPSEEKAELDDVAELLSEDRSTTIRKALREGLETLRLRVAVEQYQSGDVSAAEAAQLADLSIAEWLDVARERNLTTQLELSDLELDADTAAEL, from the coding sequence ATGCCGACGATAAGCGCCCGACTCCCGAGCGAAGAGAAAGCCGAACTGGATGATGTCGCCGAGTTGCTCTCCGAGGACCGATCGACCACGATTCGAAAGGCCCTCCGGGAGGGACTGGAGACGCTCCGACTCCGCGTCGCCGTCGAGCAGTACCAGTCCGGCGACGTGTCGGCGGCCGAAGCCGCACAGCTTGCGGACCTCTCTATCGCGGAGTGGCTCGACGTGGCCCGCGAGCGGAACCTGACGACACAGCTCGAACTCTCCGATCTGGAACTCGATGCCGACACAGCCGCGGAGCTATGA
- a CDS encoding pantoate kinase — protein MSDEAHAFVPGHITGFFTVDRGDDPIETGSRGGGLTLSDGVSVTVSRGPETEITLNDEEIEVEAVERVLDALRTTATVTAETPLPLGSGFGVSGGLALGTALAANAAFGHGLSYNELVTIAHGAEVQSGSGLGDVVAQARGGVPLRLEPGGPQFNYLDAIPARSRVEYVTLGELSTADVVGGDTETLTAAGERALSTVVKEPKLSTFMQAARQFSREANLLTPEVKAVIDDVAEAGGDAAMAMLGETVFALGPGLSDAGYDATVTTVYPPGATIEDEA, from the coding sequence ATGAGCGACGAAGCACACGCGTTCGTGCCCGGCCACATTACCGGCTTTTTTACCGTCGACCGGGGCGACGACCCGATTGAGACCGGCTCTCGCGGAGGCGGGCTAACCCTGTCTGATGGCGTTTCTGTTACTGTCAGCCGCGGGCCGGAGACCGAGATAACGCTGAACGACGAGGAAATCGAGGTCGAGGCTGTCGAGCGAGTGCTTGACGCCCTGCGGACGACGGCGACCGTCACTGCCGAGACGCCGCTCCCGCTCGGGTCCGGTTTCGGCGTCTCCGGCGGACTGGCGCTCGGCACTGCGCTGGCGGCCAACGCTGCCTTCGGTCACGGGCTGTCGTACAACGAACTGGTGACTATCGCCCACGGCGCGGAGGTCCAGTCCGGCTCGGGCCTCGGCGACGTTGTCGCGCAGGCCCGGGGCGGCGTGCCGCTCCGCCTCGAACCCGGCGGGCCGCAGTTCAATTATCTCGACGCTATCCCGGCCCGCAGCCGCGTCGAGTACGTCACGCTCGGCGAGCTATCGACGGCGGACGTGGTCGGCGGCGACACGGAGACGCTGACGGCTGCCGGCGAGCGCGCGCTCTCTACCGTCGTCAAAGAGCCGAAGCTATCGACGTTCATGCAGGCCGCCCGGCAGTTTTCTCGCGAGGCGAACCTGCTGACGCCGGAGGTCAAGGCGGTCATCGACGACGTGGCCGAAGCCGGCGGGGACGCCGCGATGGCGATGCTCGGCGAGACGGTGTTCGCGCTCGGCCCCGGGCTCTCCGACGCAGGCTACGACGCGACCGTTACCACGGTCTACCCGCCCGGGGCGACCATCGAAGACGAGGCCTGA